The Thermus filiformis genome contains a region encoding:
- the cimA gene encoding citramalate synthase has translation MVEVLDTTLRDGTQGEGFVLSVDDKVAIAKRLAEFGIHVIEGGWPGSNPKDAEFFVRMKGVDLGEARLAAFGATRRKDLAPEEDPSVLALLEAETPVVVLFGKSWTLHVLEALETSLEENLRMIRDTVAFFVRQGRRVIYDAEHFFDGYKEDPAYALATLEAAREGGADTLVLCDTNGGSLPEEVYAITKAVVEGFPGVRIGIHPHNDAELAVANALAAVRAGATHVQGTINGYGERCGNLNLTSLLPTLVFKYGIPALPPEKLRGLKELSHFVDERANLPPNRRAPYVGEAAFAHKAGVHVSAVLKNPRTYEHIPPEWVGNQRRFLVSDVSGRSNLLAKLQELGVDLSREEAKRLLDEVKALEYEGYAFEGAEASFYLLAHRLRGGALPFKVEGFSVFVHGSGLDTAWAEATVRVRVGEGLQHTAAESPYGPVSALDRAFRKAVLQFYPELADVELTDYKVRILSGREAGTNSGVRVMVEMRRGEERFSTVGASENILEASLKALTDGYAYALLFPLREREGVGERG, from the coding sequence ATGGTGGAGGTCCTGGACACCACCCTGCGCGACGGCACCCAGGGGGAGGGGTTCGTCCTCTCCGTGGACGACAAGGTGGCCATCGCCAAGAGGCTTGCGGAGTTCGGCATCCACGTGATCGAGGGGGGCTGGCCCGGCTCCAACCCCAAGGACGCCGAGTTCTTCGTGCGGATGAAGGGGGTGGACCTGGGGGAGGCCCGGCTCGCCGCCTTCGGCGCCACCCGCCGCAAGGACCTTGCCCCCGAGGAGGACCCCTCGGTCCTGGCCCTCCTCGAGGCCGAGACCCCGGTGGTGGTCCTCTTCGGCAAGAGCTGGACCCTGCACGTCCTGGAGGCTCTGGAGACCTCCCTCGAGGAGAACCTCCGCATGATCCGGGACACGGTGGCCTTCTTCGTCCGGCAGGGTAGGCGGGTCATCTACGACGCGGAGCACTTCTTTGACGGGTACAAGGAGGACCCCGCCTACGCCCTTGCCACCCTCGAGGCGGCCCGGGAGGGCGGGGCCGACACCCTGGTCCTCTGCGACACCAACGGGGGGAGCCTCCCCGAGGAGGTTTACGCCATCACCAAGGCCGTGGTGGAGGGTTTCCCGGGGGTCAGGATCGGCATCCACCCCCACAACGACGCGGAGCTGGCCGTGGCCAACGCCCTGGCCGCGGTCCGGGCCGGGGCCACCCACGTCCAGGGGACGATCAACGGCTACGGGGAGCGGTGCGGGAACCTGAACCTGACCAGCCTCCTTCCCACCCTAGTCTTCAAGTACGGGATCCCCGCCCTTCCCCCCGAGAAGCTCCGGGGGCTCAAGGAGCTCTCCCACTTCGTGGACGAGCGGGCCAACCTTCCCCCGAACCGCCGCGCTCCCTACGTGGGGGAGGCGGCCTTCGCCCACAAGGCGGGGGTGCACGTCTCCGCCGTCCTAAAAAACCCTCGCACCTACGAGCACATCCCCCCGGAGTGGGTGGGGAACCAAAGGCGCTTTCTCGTCTCGGACGTCTCGGGCCGCTCCAACCTCCTGGCCAAGCTCCAGGAGCTCGGCGTGGACCTCTCCCGGGAGGAGGCCAAGCGGCTTTTGGACGAGGTCAAGGCCCTGGAGTACGAGGGGTACGCCTTTGAGGGAGCGGAGGCCAGCTTCTACCTCCTCGCCCACCGGTTGAGGGGTGGGGCGCTTCCTTTTAAGGTGGAGGGGTTCAGCGTCTTCGTCCACGGCTCGGGGCTGGACACCGCCTGGGCCGAGGCCACGGTGCGGGTGCGGGTGGGGGAGGGCCTCCAGCACACCGCCGCCGAGAGCCCTTATGGCCCCGTCTCCGCCCTGGACCGAGCCTTCCGCAAGGCGGTCTTGCAGTTTTACCCCGAGCTCGCCGACGTGGAGCTCACCGACTACAAGGTGCGCATCCTCTCAGGCCGGGAGGCGGGCACCAACTCCGGGGTGCGGGTGATGGTGGAGATGCGGCGCGGGGAGGAGCGGTTCAGTACCGTGGGGGCGAGCGAAAACATCCTCGAGGCCTCCCTCAAGGCCCTCACCGACGGGTACGCCTACGCCCTCCTCTTCCCTTTGCGGGAGAGGGAAGGAGTGGGGGAGAGGGGATGA
- a CDS encoding Uma2 family endonuclease, producing MATRYRFTVEAFEKAFQGVPRVELLKGEVYQMSPTGPRHFVTVVRLDKRLQEALGERALVAVQSPLRLSQDSEPEPDLMVLKPPLERYAERLPTPEDVLLLVEVADTSLEHDREVKLPLYAEAGIPEVWLVNLKENLLEVHRHPREGRYREILLLSPEEAARPLAFPEVEVAWG from the coding sequence ATGGCCACCCGCTACCGCTTCACGGTGGAGGCCTTTGAAAAGGCCTTCCAGGGGGTGCCCCGGGTGGAGCTTCTCAAGGGAGAGGTCTACCAGATGAGCCCCACGGGACCCAGGCACTTCGTTACGGTGGTACGGCTGGACAAAAGGCTGCAGGAGGCTTTGGGAGAAAGGGCCCTGGTGGCGGTCCAGTCCCCCTTGCGACTTTCCCAGGACTCCGAGCCCGAGCCCGACCTGATGGTGCTCAAGCCCCCTCTGGAGCGCTACGCCGAGCGCCTCCCCACCCCCGAGGACGTCCTCCTTCTGGTGGAGGTGGCCGATACCTCCCTCGAGCACGACCGGGAGGTGAAGCTCCCCCTCTACGCCGAGGCGGGCATCCCCGAGGTCTGGCTGGTGAACCTGAAGGAGAACCTCCTCGAGGTCCACCGCCACCCCCGGGAGGGCCGCTACCGGGAGATCCTCCTCCTCTCCCCCGAGGAGGCGGCGCGCCCCCTGGCCTTCCCCGAGGTGGAGGTGGCCTGGGGGTGA
- a CDS encoding ABC transporter permease gives MSKVRTLFSVWLAYMLEYRAELFFWALAGVLPLILLGVWQEAASSGAFPLSRSEFARYFLMVFLVRQLTVVWVIWEFEQDLVQGRLSHKLLRPLDPFWDYLLAHLAERAARFPFVALLLLLFFLLYPEARFAPHFGDLLLGLGLTALAFFARFLMQYTFALLAFWTERAAKLEELWFVLYLFLSGLIAPLEVFPEPVRALALLTPFPYLVYLPAAFLAGQEVGLFPGLWVILGWTLAFLLLWRGLWRLGLRRYSGHGA, from the coding sequence TTGAGCAAGGTCAGGACCCTCTTCTCCGTGTGGCTGGCCTACATGCTGGAGTACCGGGCGGAGCTCTTCTTCTGGGCCCTGGCCGGGGTGCTGCCCCTCATCCTCCTCGGGGTCTGGCAGGAGGCGGCCTCGAGCGGGGCCTTCCCCTTGAGCCGGAGCGAGTTCGCCCGCTATTTCCTCATGGTCTTCCTGGTGCGCCAGCTCACCGTGGTCTGGGTCATCTGGGAGTTTGAGCAGGACCTGGTGCAAGGGAGGCTCTCCCACAAGCTCCTCCGGCCCCTGGACCCCTTCTGGGACTACCTCCTCGCCCACCTGGCCGAGCGGGCGGCCCGCTTCCCCTTCGTGGCGCTTCTGCTCCTCCTGTTCTTCCTCCTCTACCCCGAGGCCCGCTTCGCTCCCCATTTCGGAGACCTCCTCCTGGGCCTGGGCCTCACCGCCCTGGCCTTCTTCGCCCGGTTCCTGATGCAGTACACCTTCGCCCTCCTCGCCTTCTGGACGGAGCGGGCGGCGAAGCTGGAGGAGCTTTGGTTCGTCCTTTACCTCTTCCTCTCCGGCCTCATCGCGCCCCTCGAGGTCTTCCCCGAGCCCGTACGGGCCCTTGCCCTCCTCACCCCCTTCCCCTACCTGGTCTACCTTCCCGCCGCCTTCTTGGCGGGGCAGGAGGTGGGCCTCTTCCCGGGGCTGTGGGTCATCCTGGGCTGGACCCTGGCCTTCCTCCTCCTCTGGCGGGGGCTTTGGCGGCTCGGGCTTAGGCGCTACTCGGGGCACGGGGCATAA
- a CDS encoding ABC transporter ATP-binding protein: protein MSAILAENLVKRYLVAQKPPGFWGEVRHFFLRAYKVVEAVRGVSFRIEPGEVVGFLGPNGAGKTTTLKMLTGLVHPSEGRALVAGHVPQRRERAFLRKITLVMGNKQQLIWDLPAWDSFRMNAAVYEIPEGEFKKRAWELAEMLGLEGKLHQPVRKLSLGERMKAELLAALLHRPEVLFLDEPTLGLDVNAQAAVRGFLKEYNRRYGATLLLTSHYMADITALAERVLLIHRGRLLFDGSLEALLLRFAPYKEVRLSLERPVEEGLLAHFGEVRALEGLEARLIVPRDRLLEAVGAVLDHLPVADLEVKEPPVEEVIGRIFQDPLPEEA from the coding sequence ATGAGCGCCATTCTCGCGGAGAACCTCGTCAAGCGGTACCTGGTGGCCCAGAAGCCCCCCGGGTTCTGGGGGGAGGTGCGCCACTTCTTCCTGCGCGCCTACAAGGTGGTGGAGGCGGTGCGAGGGGTGAGCTTCCGGATAGAGCCCGGGGAGGTGGTGGGGTTTCTGGGGCCGAACGGGGCGGGGAAGACCACCACCTTGAAGATGCTCACCGGCCTCGTCCACCCCTCGGAGGGGCGGGCCCTGGTGGCGGGCCACGTCCCCCAGCGGCGGGAGCGGGCCTTTCTGAGGAAGATCACCCTGGTGATGGGGAACAAGCAGCAGCTCATCTGGGACCTGCCCGCCTGGGACTCCTTTCGGATGAACGCGGCGGTGTACGAGATCCCGGAAGGGGAGTTCAAGAAAAGGGCCTGGGAGCTCGCCGAGATGCTGGGCCTCGAGGGCAAGCTCCACCAGCCGGTGCGGAAGCTCTCCCTGGGGGAGAGGATGAAGGCCGAGCTTCTGGCCGCCCTCCTCCACCGCCCCGAGGTCCTCTTCCTGGACGAGCCTACCTTGGGCCTGGACGTGAACGCCCAGGCGGCGGTCCGTGGCTTCCTCAAGGAGTACAATCGCCGCTACGGGGCCACCCTCCTCCTCACCAGCCATTACATGGCGGACATCACCGCCCTGGCGGAGCGGGTCCTCCTCATCCACCGAGGAAGGCTCCTCTTTGACGGGAGCCTCGAGGCCCTCCTCCTCCGCTTCGCCCCCTACAAGGAGGTGCGGCTCAGCCTGGAGCGCCCCGTGGAGGAGGGCCTCCTCGCCCACTTCGGGGAGGTGCGGGCCCTGGAGGGGTTGGAGGCCCGGCTGATCGTGCCCCGGGACCGGCTCCTGGAGGCGGTGGGGGCGGTTTTGGACCACCTCCCCGTGGCCGACCTCGAGGTCAAGGAGCCCCCGGTGGAGGAGGTCATCGGCCGGATCTTTCAAGACCCCCTGCCGGAAGAGGCCTGA
- a CDS encoding ABC transporter permease has translation MRYLRLLLEFWRTSWAAEMEYRGNFLLGLLSSLGMLLGSLFGLSLLYQGGYRPGGWRFEEALLVLAAFTLLEGVSTVLFAPNLNKIVEQVQQGTLDFVLLKPVDSQFWVSLRAFSPWGLSDLLLGLGLLGYAGGRLGFGAGEYAAFLGVWAVALVVLYSLWFVLGATSIWFVKIYNVTEVLRGLLEAGRYPVGAYPAAYRFFFTFLVPVAFLTTVPAEVALGRGAALLLPMALLALGLFLFARFFWFFALRSYTSASS, from the coding sequence GTGCGGTACCTTCGCCTGCTTCTAGAGTTTTGGCGCACCTCCTGGGCGGCGGAGATGGAGTACCGGGGGAACTTCCTCCTGGGCCTCCTCTCCTCCTTGGGGATGCTCCTAGGAAGCCTCTTCGGCCTCTCCCTCCTCTACCAGGGGGGGTACCGCCCCGGGGGGTGGCGGTTTGAGGAGGCGCTCTTGGTGCTCGCCGCCTTTACCCTCTTGGAGGGGGTCTCCACGGTCCTCTTCGCCCCCAACCTCAACAAGATCGTGGAACAGGTCCAGCAGGGCACCCTGGACTTCGTCCTCCTCAAGCCCGTGGACAGCCAGTTCTGGGTCTCCCTGAGGGCCTTTTCCCCTTGGGGCCTCTCCGACCTCCTCCTGGGGCTTGGGCTTCTGGGGTACGCGGGGGGGCGGCTGGGGTTCGGGGCGGGGGAGTACGCGGCCTTCCTGGGGGTCTGGGCGGTGGCCCTGGTCGTCCTATACAGCCTCTGGTTCGTCCTGGGGGCCACCTCCATCTGGTTCGTGAAGATCTACAACGTCACCGAGGTCCTGCGGGGGCTCCTCGAGGCCGGCCGGTACCCGGTGGGGGCCTACCCCGCGGCCTACCGCTTCTTCTTCACCTTCCTGGTCCCGGTGGCCTTCCTCACCACCGTGCCCGCCGAGGTGGCCCTGGGCCGGGGGGCCGCCCTTCTCCTTCCCATGGCCCTTTTGGCCCTGGGCCTTTTCCTCTTTGCCCGCTTCTTCTGGTTCTTCGCCTTAAGGAGCTACACCTCGGCGAGCAGCTAG
- a CDS encoding DUF4900 domain-containing protein, with product MNRKGIALVLALATVLVVSGIGTLLFVRTLGEIRHSGQDQAIVQTLMLARGGANAGGALLSTRVRQDLEALLQTTASITDCWAYGGNVNCVAPLPDPNLVALALSNLASLLQLRVDLRFCNQTFNPSLAGAEVRVRVHFTPIACGQGLPPETRLPPGRFVEGIARTGLGTASSQTYALPFVMVAEARLGPHRRNVVLQGEYRFTVGRSSFARYALFTNVHTLPNGTDVWFTDRTLFDGPVHTNSHFRFYRRPWFGGEVTSAGCTNPGDQSCRGQTNPGAYFYGVGFVTAGATRPSPSAPSYTNQFGTHAPEFTAGVDWNAGFIPLPPNAQDQRQAAQNAGLYFSRDITSLKLYRKCVSVVNGVEVACSEPLPLGVVKYQYIEVTYCTNANCNQTRTEVYRYGEDRLLQRQSGNTFVVVQRNGSPVVFNGVIYTDGQVRSFSGPARSRSNDPSTAGPALAEFAQITVAAQGTIRITGDLKYEKPPCTGVPVRNPNGTVTPATCDNLSARNVLGVYSQGGDVLISTTLRDLNLHATLMSSSGVVGVENYNTIPESGQVYLIGGIIEKYYGAFGTFNASTGQNSTGYGRAFTYDRRFLQGLAPPFFPTTGQDRIQSVSLFSYGQREQVY from the coding sequence ATGAACCGAAAAGGCATCGCCCTCGTCCTCGCCCTGGCCACCGTGCTGGTGGTCTCGGGCATCGGTACCCTGCTCTTCGTAAGGACGCTCGGGGAGATCCGTCACAGCGGGCAAGACCAGGCCATCGTCCAGACCCTGATGCTGGCTCGAGGCGGGGCCAACGCGGGGGGTGCCCTCCTCAGCACCCGGGTGCGCCAGGACCTCGAGGCCCTCCTCCAAACCACCGCCAGCATCACGGACTGCTGGGCCTACGGAGGAAACGTGAACTGCGTCGCTCCCTTACCGGACCCCAACCTGGTGGCGCTGGCCCTGAGCAACCTGGCTTCATTGCTCCAGTTGCGCGTAGACCTCCGGTTCTGCAACCAAACCTTTAACCCCTCCCTTGCCGGCGCCGAGGTCAGGGTGCGCGTCCACTTTACCCCCATAGCCTGCGGCCAGGGCCTACCTCCAGAAACCCGCCTCCCCCCCGGCCGCTTCGTGGAAGGGATCGCGAGAACGGGCCTGGGAACGGCCTCGTCCCAGACGTATGCCCTCCCCTTCGTGATGGTGGCCGAGGCCAGGCTGGGCCCCCACAGGCGCAACGTGGTGCTCCAGGGGGAGTACCGCTTCACCGTGGGCCGCTCCAGCTTCGCCCGGTACGCCCTTTTCACCAATGTGCACACCCTGCCCAACGGCACCGATGTCTGGTTCACCGACCGCACCCTCTTTGACGGGCCCGTCCACACCAACTCCCACTTCCGCTTCTACCGGAGGCCCTGGTTCGGCGGCGAGGTGACCAGCGCCGGGTGCACCAACCCCGGGGACCAGTCCTGCCGGGGCCAGACCAACCCGGGAGCCTACTTCTACGGGGTGGGCTTCGTGACCGCAGGCGCCACGCGCCCGAGCCCAAGCGCCCCCTCCTACACGAACCAATTCGGGACCCACGCCCCCGAGTTCACCGCCGGGGTGGACTGGAACGCGGGCTTCATCCCCTTGCCCCCAAACGCCCAGGACCAAAGGCAGGCGGCCCAGAACGCCGGGCTCTACTTCTCCAGGGACATCACCTCCTTGAAGCTGTACCGCAAGTGTGTTTCGGTTGTGAACGGGGTTGAGGTCGCCTGCTCCGAACCCCTCCCTCTGGGGGTCGTCAAGTACCAGTACATAGAGGTCACCTACTGCACCAACGCCAACTGTAACCAGACCAGGACCGAGGTCTACCGTTACGGGGAAGACCGCCTGCTCCAGCGGCAGTCCGGAAACACCTTTGTAGTCGTACAGCGGAACGGAAGCCCCGTGGTCTTCAACGGGGTGATCTACACGGACGGCCAAGTCAGGAGCTTTTCCGGACCTGCGCGAAGCCGGAGCAACGACCCCTCCACCGCAGGCCCCGCCCTGGCCGAGTTCGCCCAGATCACCGTGGCCGCCCAGGGGACCATCCGGATCACCGGGGACCTTAAGTACGAAAAACCCCCCTGCACCGGGGTTCCGGTGCGAAACCCAAACGGCACCGTGACCCCGGCCACGTGCGACAACCTGAGCGCCCGGAACGTCCTTGGAGTCTACAGCCAAGGTGGGGATGTGCTTATCAGCACCACCCTCCGGGACCTCAACCTCCACGCCACCCTGATGAGCAGCAGCGGGGTCGTGGGGGTGGAGAACTACAACACTATCCCGGAAAGCGGCCAGGTGTACCTCATCGGCGGCATCATAGAGAAGTACTACGGGGCCTTTGGCACCTTCAACGCGTCCACGGGGCAAAACAGCACCGGCTATGGCCGGGCCTTCACCTACGACCGGCGCTTCCTCCAGGGTCTTGCCCCACCCTTCTTCCCCACCACGGGGCAGGACCGGATCCAGAGCGTCTCCCTCTTCAGCTACGGCCAGCGGGAGCAGGTGTACTAG
- a CDS encoding PulJ/GspJ family protein translates to MKKGFTLLELLIAMVILGALMAVAYGGVVQFMQARSDLDATASAQAKLRRIVEVFTQDLRSAVFGGLSALPYPTGANSLSFALIEGGAGYPVLPHDSGSNNSFKQAAEAKIVVLASQVGEIGIVPGDYVLMVNSAGDGVLLPVTSVNPVGGEPNRWHVVHAGCGNTIDYTPNTLLFRVRALGFRFDPSTGDLLQREGAGGEVPLAFGLRRFRVDYVYESPSGNVWTNPSVYPFSNPTGAPPRQFTDPSTGQTYTLERLGITLESRFLSRGREIGRTYTSQVELSSNAQYQVRQILPCR, encoded by the coding sequence ATGAAAAAAGGGTTTACCCTTCTGGAACTCCTTATCGCGATGGTCATCCTGGGCGCTTTGATGGCCGTCGCCTACGGAGGCGTGGTCCAGTTCATGCAGGCCCGCTCCGACCTGGACGCCACCGCGAGCGCCCAGGCCAAGCTCCGGCGCATCGTGGAGGTCTTCACCCAGGACCTGCGGAGCGCCGTCTTCGGCGGGCTTTCCGCCCTCCCCTACCCCACCGGGGCGAACAGCCTGTCCTTTGCCCTCATAGAGGGCGGCGCAGGATACCCCGTCCTCCCCCACGACAGCGGGAGCAACAATAGCTTCAAGCAGGCCGCCGAAGCGAAGATCGTGGTGCTGGCCAGCCAGGTGGGCGAGATCGGCATCGTCCCGGGGGACTACGTCCTCATGGTGAATAGCGCCGGGGACGGCGTGCTCCTCCCGGTGACGAGCGTAAACCCCGTGGGCGGAGAGCCCAACCGCTGGCACGTGGTGCACGCAGGCTGCGGCAACACCATTGACTACACCCCCAACACCCTCCTCTTCCGGGTCCGGGCCCTCGGTTTCCGGTTTGACCCCTCCACAGGCGACCTCCTACAAAGAGAGGGGGCAGGAGGCGAAGTACCCCTGGCGTTCGGCCTCCGTCGCTTCCGGGTGGACTACGTTTACGAGAGCCCATCCGGAAACGTCTGGACAAACCCTTCGGTCTACCCCTTTTCCAACCCCACGGGGGCGCCTCCCAGGCAGTTCACCGACCCGTCCACCGGCCAGACCTACACCCTGGAGCGCCTGGGTATCACCCTGGAAAGCCGCTTTCTTTCCCGGGGGAGGGAGATTGGCCGGACGTACACCAGCCAGGTGGAGCTCTCCAGCAACGCCCAGTACCAGGTGAGGCAGATCCTGCCCTGTCGCTAA
- a CDS encoding prepilin-type N-terminal cleavage/methylation domain-containing protein — protein MKAKGLTLLEVILSLAIVSLVLLALSASLVSSLRQTAITGGRTQAVQILNYLGRRVAGGESALLPTGTLSFDYGTLRNRFPDLPREARFANPDLYRAAITNLGTPAWAGNLALPLNEYRIQVCWRQSGQESCTEARTFSSPPSAGDAPPLPGIN, from the coding sequence ATGAAGGCGAAAGGACTGACCCTTCTGGAAGTGATCCTCTCCCTCGCCATCGTCAGCCTGGTGCTTCTGGCCCTGAGCGCCTCGCTCGTGTCCAGCTTGCGCCAGACCGCCATCACCGGGGGGCGCACCCAGGCGGTGCAGATCCTCAACTATCTCGGCCGCCGGGTAGCGGGCGGGGAATCCGCCCTGCTTCCCACGGGAACCCTGTCCTTTGACTACGGGACCCTCCGAAACCGCTTCCCCGACCTTCCCCGGGAGGCCCGCTTCGCCAACCCGGACCTTTACCGGGCCGCTATCACCAACCTGGGAACCCCCGCGTGGGCGGGCAACTTGGCCCTCCCCCTCAACGAGTACCGGATCCAGGTGTGCTGGCGGCAGAGCGGGCAGGAGTCCTGCACGGAGGCCCGCACCTTCTCCAGCCCCCCTTCGGCGGGCGACGCGCCCCCGCTGCCCGGCATTAACTGA
- a CDS encoding prepilin-type N-terminal cleavage/methylation domain-containing protein: protein MNALRSSLHRGFTLIELLVVMSILAILFALASFQGRRTLQGQEEAAFLSTLQNLFWQGATEAASRGENLDLVRTGNRLELRQGSRTLKGVDIPQGVALSIPEGTFVRFTPPGKLRNPQGNELTSPLTFTVSVRGRTYRYTLSLIGETKVEP from the coding sequence GTGAACGCCTTGCGGTCTTCGCTTCACCGAGGTTTCACTCTGATAGAGCTCCTGGTGGTCATGAGCATCCTAGCCATTCTTTTCGCCCTGGCCAGCTTCCAGGGGCGGCGGACCCTCCAGGGCCAAGAGGAGGCCGCCTTTCTCAGCACGCTCCAAAACCTCTTCTGGCAAGGGGCCACGGAAGCGGCGAGCCGGGGTGAAAACCTAGACCTCGTGCGCACGGGCAACCGCCTGGAGCTTCGTCAAGGAAGCCGTACCCTAAAAGGGGTGGACATCCCCCAGGGGGTCGCCCTGTCCATCCCCGAGGGAACCTTCGTCCGCTTTACCCCTCCGGGAAAGCTCAGGAACCCCCAGGGGAACGAGCTCACGAGCCCGCTCACGTTTACCGTGTCCGTCAGGGGAAGAACGTACCGGTACACCCTTTCCCTCATCGGGGAGACCAAGGTGGAGCCATGA
- the plsY gene encoding glycerol-3-phosphate 1-O-acyltransferase PlsY encodes MEELLPFLLAYLFGSIPAGVLVARTYGVEIRKVGSGNIGATNVLRALGPGPALVVAFFDVFKGGIAVLVARAVGLEGPSLGGVALMAVLGHNYSVFLGFKGGKGVATSFGTLLFLDPVLALWTFPIGVATMLLTRYVSAGSMVGGVAAFVLALALRRPLWEMGTVFLMALLIFWTHRDNLKRLQAGTERRLGEKAEVRDA; translated from the coding sequence GTGGAAGAGCTCTTGCCCTTTCTCCTCGCCTACCTCTTCGGCTCCATTCCCGCCGGGGTCCTGGTGGCCAGGACCTACGGGGTGGAGATCCGCAAGGTGGGCTCGGGAAACATCGGGGCCACCAATGTGCTTCGCGCCCTGGGCCCGGGGCCGGCGCTGGTGGTGGCCTTTTTTGATGTGTTCAAAGGAGGGATCGCCGTCCTCGTGGCCCGGGCGGTGGGCCTCGAGGGCCCTTCCTTGGGCGGGGTGGCCCTGATGGCGGTTCTGGGCCACAACTACTCGGTCTTCCTGGGCTTCAAGGGGGGCAAGGGGGTGGCCACCAGCTTCGGAACCCTCCTCTTCCTGGACCCGGTCCTGGCCCTTTGGACCTTTCCCATCGGGGTGGCCACGATGCTCCTCACCCGGTACGTCTCCGCGGGGAGCATGGTGGGGGGCGTGGCCGCCTTCGTCCTTGCCCTGGCCCTGAGGCGGCCCCTTTGGGAGATGGGGACGGTCTTCCTGATGGCCCTCCTCATCTTCTGGACCCACCGGGACAACCTGAAGCGCCTCCAGGCGGGGACGGAGAGGCGCCTGGGGGAGAAGGCGGAGGTGCGGGATGCTTGA
- the bshB1 gene encoding bacillithiol biosynthesis deacetylase BshB1 — protein sequence MLDLLVIAPHPDDGELGCGGTLARAKAEGLSTGILDLTRGEMGTKGTPEERAKEAEEASRILGLDFRGNLGLPDGGLADVLEQRLALAQALRRLRPRVVLAPLEADRHPDHTAASRLAVAAVHFAALAKAPLEGEPHRVGRLFFYPGNLPATPSLLVKISAFIDHWERAVRAYRSQFEGENVTETVGPKGVEARKALRRYWGSLVGVDYAEAFVSPLPVLATPWSR from the coding sequence ATGCTTGACCTTCTCGTCATCGCCCCCCACCCGGACGACGGGGAGCTGGGGTGCGGGGGGACCCTGGCCCGGGCCAAGGCCGAGGGGCTCTCCACGGGGATTTTGGACCTCACCCGGGGGGAGATGGGCACCAAGGGCACGCCCGAGGAGCGGGCTAAGGAGGCGGAGGAGGCGAGCCGCATCCTTGGATTGGACTTCCGGGGGAACCTGGGGCTTCCCGACGGGGGGCTGGCCGACGTCCTCGAGCAGCGCCTGGCCCTGGCCCAGGCCTTAAGGCGGCTTAGGCCCCGGGTGGTCCTCGCCCCCCTCGAGGCCGACCGACACCCCGACCACACCGCGGCAAGCCGCCTGGCGGTGGCGGCGGTGCACTTCGCCGCCCTGGCCAAGGCCCCCCTGGAGGGGGAGCCCCACCGGGTGGGGCGGCTCTTCTTCTACCCGGGGAACCTTCCGGCCACCCCCAGCCTTCTCGTGAAGATCTCCGCCTTCATAGACCACTGGGAGCGGGCCGTCCGGGCCTACCGGAGCCAGTTTGAGGGGGAGAACGTCACCGAGACTGTGGGGCCCAAGGGGGTGGAGGCGCGCAAGGCCCTCCGCCGCTACTGGGGGAGTCTGGTGGGGGTGGACTACGCGGAGGCCTTCGTGAGCCCCCTGCCCGTCCTGGCCACCCCCTGGTCCCGGTAG
- the argF gene encoding ornithine carbamoyltransferase, protein MRGAVTKKDFLDFQSLGREEVLALLDEAQRMKEENYRGLELSGRVVALLFEKPSLRTRTTLEVAAVHLGGHAVYLDQKQVGLGEREPVRDVAKNLERFVDGIAARVYRHETVEELARHARIPVVNALSDRAHPLQALADLLTLREVFGGLEGVEVAYIGDGNNVLHSLLEVAPLVGLRVRVATPRGYEPDPQLLKRANALFTHDPREAVQGAHALYTDVWTSMGQEAEREKRLKDFQGFQVTEKLLDLLHPDGVFLHCLPAHYGEEVTEAVVHGKRSRVFDQAENRLHTAKAVLLALLK, encoded by the coding sequence ATGCGGGGCGCCGTGACCAAAAAGGACTTTCTGGACTTCCAAAGCCTCGGCCGGGAGGAGGTGCTCGCCCTCCTGGACGAGGCCCAGCGGATGAAGGAGGAGAACTACCGGGGCCTCGAGCTTTCGGGCCGGGTGGTCGCCCTCCTCTTTGAGAAGCCCTCCTTGAGGACCCGGACCACCCTCGAGGTGGCGGCGGTCCACCTGGGCGGCCACGCCGTCTACCTGGACCAGAAGCAGGTGGGCTTGGGGGAGCGGGAGCCGGTGCGGGACGTGGCCAAGAACCTGGAGCGCTTCGTGGACGGCATCGCCGCCCGGGTCTACCGCCACGAGACGGTGGAGGAGCTGGCCCGCCACGCCCGGATACCCGTGGTGAACGCCCTCTCGGACCGGGCCCACCCCCTGCAGGCCCTGGCCGACCTCCTCACCCTCCGGGAGGTCTTCGGGGGGCTGGAGGGGGTGGAGGTGGCCTACATCGGGGACGGGAACAACGTCCTCCACTCCCTCCTGGAGGTGGCCCCCCTCGTGGGCCTTCGGGTGCGGGTGGCGACCCCTAGAGGCTACGAGCCCGATCCCCAGCTTCTCAAGCGGGCGAACGCCCTCTTCACCCACGACCCCCGGGAGGCGGTCCAGGGGGCGCACGCCCTCTACACCGACGTCTGGACCAGCATGGGCCAGGAGGCGGAGAGGGAGAAGCGCCTAAAGGACTTCCAGGGCTTCCAGGTCACGGAGAAGCTTCTGGACCTCCTCCATCCGGACGGGGTCTTCCTCCACTGCCTGCCCGCCCACTACGGGGAGGAGGTCACGGAGGCGGTGGTTCACGGGAAAAGGAGCCGGGTCTTTGACCAGGCGGAGAACCGCCTTCACACCGCCAAGGCGGTCCTCCTCGCCCTGCTAAAGTAA